ggtcaggggactaagatcccgaatgcctgcgctgcgtggccaaaaaacaaacaaacagaaaaaccccacACACATCAAGGAGACACTGAAATTCTTCATTTCCTACAAAGTCTGTGGACTCCGGTGTATATTTTACACTAGAGGCACATCTCAAAGGCTCACAGCTTCACGGGGCTCCGGCCAGCCCTGGTCAGCGGGAGCAGCCCTTTAGTAAATCTGGAGGAACTGTGTTGTCAGGGCCAAGGGCATCCACGCAGCGCTCACTGTGAGCCAGGCCCTAGCAGGGTCTTTAAGCAATTACCTGTGGAACTGGTCGCTGTCATCAAAGTCTGAAGCACAGGCCTGAGACCAAGGGCACACACAGCCAGGCCACAGGCTGGCTTCTCAGCAGCCACGACCTGCCGTCTCCACTGGAGTCAGAGCTCCTGCCGGTGCTGAGCACAGCGccccccaaatcacacagcccctgctctcagggagGTCTCGGTCTGGGGTGAGGGGCCTGGGGACTCtcgagtggggggtggggggtgggaaacTGGGCTGGGATGGCCTGGGTGGCGGGAGCCCCTCACACCGGCACCGGCGCCGCCCACAGGCGAGAAGCCCTACGTGTGCCCCTACGAGGGCTGCAACAAGCGCTACTCCAACTCCAGTGACCGCTTCAAGCACACGCGTACCCACTACGTGGACAAGCCCTACTACTGCAAGATGCCCGGCTGCCACAAGCGCTACACGGACCCCAGCTCGCTGCGCAAACATATCAAGGCCCACGGCCACTTCGTGTCGCACGAGCAGCAAGAGCTGCTGCAACTTCGCCCGCCCCCCAAACCACCGCTGCCCGCCCCTGACGGCAGCCCCTACGTCAGCGGGGCCCAGATCATCATCCCCAACCCGGCTGCCCTCTTCGGAGGCCCTGGCCTGCCTggcctgcctctgcccctggCCCCCGGCCCCCTTGACCTCAGCGCCCTGGCCTGTGGCAATGGCGGGAGTGGTGggggtgcagggggcatgggctcTGGGCTGCCCGGCCCCGTCCTGCCCCTCAATCTGGCCAAGAACCCGCTGCTGCCCTCGCCCTTTGGGGCTGGCGGGCTGGGCCTGCCCGTGGTCTCCCTCCTTGCTGGCTCCGCTGGCGGCAAGGCTGAGGGGGAGAAGGGGCGTGGGGCGGTGCCGGCCAGGGCCCTGTGCACGGAGGGCCGCAAGACCCCCCTGGAGAGGACTGAGAGCGGCCGCTCCCGGCCAAGTCCCGATGGCCTCCCCCTGCTGCCGGGCACCGTGCTGGACCTGTCCACAGGCGTCAACTCGGCGGCCAGCAGCCCAGAGGCGCTCACTCCTGGCTGGGTGGTCATCCCGCCGGGCTCCGTGCTGCTCAAACCGGCCGTGGTGAACTGAACCCACTCCGTGGACGCCGACCACCTGTAGCCCAGCCGGcggctcccagccctgccccccacgACGAACGGAAACTCTTCTGCGAAATAGCAATAATGTTCTCCGGCCCCAGGGCCCAGTTGGCTGTGTCCCCTGGGCAGACCCAGCCCCAGATAAGCTGGGCAGCAAGGATGGTGCTAGAAGGGCATTGCTGGCACCCCAGGCTCCCAAGGGAGGAACTGGGTCTGCCAGCTAGGGAGAGCTGTGCTCCTGGGTGCTGAGGCCTGGCtcacctctgccccaccccaccccatcctccaccTAGCCCTCagtccccccatcccccaactcTAGTGCCACCCTCATCCAGTGGCCAACCAGGCAGgtcaccctccctcccttgcccACCTGCCAGCCCTGTCCGAGcagtgggggtggtggggtggcaTCTGCCCTCCTGACTAGCGCcaggctccctccccaccccctttgaTGGTGAGCTGTGAGGACCCCCTGGGATCGAggccccaccccatcctgcctAGCCTCACTGGGCccctgctctgggggctcctgacGCCTTTCCCTCTGGTCTACCCTCCAGAGGGAGAGCAAGACAGACGCAGGCCCTGGCAAAGCCACAGGAAGAAGCCACCTTACCTTATGACAAGGCGCCTCCCAGCTTGGAGGGGGAGGCCCGCTCTGCCAGCTGCCCCTCACTGCCTGCCATCTGCAGCAGCCAGCACGCTGCCCGAGGGTCGGTCCCTCCTCTGGATTGGCTGACCCTCCAGATTGAGGGGGCTGGCTGACTACTCATCTGCCCCTTCACCACTGGGCCTCCCTCTACTTTCAGGGAGCCCTGAGCGGGGAGAGGTGCCAGGACCTGGGGCCGGCCCAGCTCAGGGAATAGGTGGGGCTGGGCGTGGCCTGGCCTGGGGTGGTGCCACCCTGCACAAGGGGCTGTGGAGGCCTGCAGGGTGTTGTTAGGAGGGGAGGCTGGCTGGGCACAACCCCGGGCTGGGATACGGCTCCTGTCCTGGGAGCACCAAGTCACGGCCAGCACAGGCGAGGGAGGGCTCCAGGCCGGTGCTGGGCACGGGAGCTTCCAGAGGCCATGGACGGAAGGACCTGGCCttgaggaggggaagaggggccGCGAAGCAGCCAAGGATGCCCTTGGGAgggccctgcccctctgcctgggaaGGGGAAGCCAGACGAAAGAGCCTGGACTTGGCGACCTGGCTGCTTCCTTTGGCTTTTCTGAGCTGAGCTCCTGCCCTAGGTGTCCCTGCTCTGCTCCCCCATGGAGGGGGCCAGAATAAGCTAAGGATGCCGGGGCTCCATGTGCCCCAGAGCCCACACTGCTGCCCAAGCCCAGGGAGCTGGGCTCTCCCACAGGCCCTGGCGGTGCAGCACATGTCTCATTCCCCGACCTGAGCCCTCACATTCCCTCCCCGTAGGGGGCCTGGTTCTGTCTGGGAGGTGCTGGCCCAGCAGTCAGGAGCTCTGTCTGGCTCCTAGGCCTGCCCTGCCCTTGGCCACAGTGACCAAGCCCTCCGTGTCGCCGGCTGCAGAACAAGGGAGCTATGGGACTGCAGGGGGTCCTTAGCAGCCCTGCAGTTCCCCTCCTCTGAGCAGCTCTGCTGACCCTGCCCTTTCCTGGACTGCCCTTCTGTCCCAGAGGGGTCACCCTGACCCGGCCCACTGACAGGGCCCGGCAGCACTGGTTTTGCCCCTTGAAGGGGCTGTGAGCAAAGCCGGAGGGAGCTGGTCTCCTTCCCTCGCGCCCCACCCAGGACCCaggcacccccacccccactaagGGCCCCAGGCCTTAAGTCCCCATTGGGGTGAGGGGTTTGAGACTCAAGCCCCGGGAGCGGAGGAACAGGGCACTGGAAGGTGACATTAGCTCAGCATGTGACTCGGTGATAGACCAGGCCCGAAGGGGCCGGTGTACGTGTTGTTGTTGTCGGTTTGTTGTTGCACATTCCAGGATATCAGTATTCTAACAGGTTCTAAGTGCCTTTCTATCGTAGCTTATGTTTTTCCTCCTCTTGGCTCCATTGCTGTTAgcatagagttttaaaaaaagaaaagagataagcTAATGACTATAACAATATATTCCTCCATGTGAGAGGAAGTttataaagaaacaataaaagtgAGTTACAAACACGGTTTGTCTTGGATGTGCCAGGAGCTGGGCCACGCACAGGAGACCACCTCTGACCGCTCGTGCCTGGCTCTGGGGTCCCCCACCCAGACTGCAGTGCCGAGGCCCTGTTCTGGGGTTTTCTCCCAACCCTGTGGGGGCCACAAGCTCTCTATCTGCTGCTGGGAGCCGGAAGGGAAGGGCAGCAGCAGGAGGCGCTGAGATGGAAGGTTCTGGACAACACATCGCAGGTTCAGGTCCTCATCCGCCACTGCCTGCCATGACTTTGTTGAGCGCCTTAGCTCTGGGGAAGCCCGCCTCCCTGGCCTCGGTGCAATGAGAGGCTGGCAAAAGCTCCTCTTTCCCGGCCACACCCTGGAGCTTTCCCCCCAGATTACTGAGGTGTTAGAGCCCAACCCAGGTCAGGGAAAGGCGGCCTGTGACAGAGCCCGGGGGGGCCTGAGCTCCATCCACCagcggggtgggcggggcagaCCTGAGGGCGGTGATGCGGAGGGGAGGGCCTGGCACTGGGACCGAGACAGCAGGAGTGCCTGTGTCCGGTACTTGACAGAACGCGACCAACTTCCTTGGACGAGCAGGGCCAGGCTGGCTGGCTTCTCGCCAACCTTGCCCACACTGGCCCCGCTGGGTGTCAAAGGCCCAATAACGGTCAGGCAGATGCCactgcttcccctcccctgcaCGCACAGCCCCACGGCTGGCGGGAAGAGCAGCCTGCCTTCTGGAATCTGGACGTGCGCACTCaagaaatgcagaaaagacaTTTATTACCGAGCTATAAATTAGAGGTGGGCGGGTGGGGTGTGAGGCACTGACTGGTCACGTTTTGGGCGGCTGCTCTCGCTCTCTGTCCTCCTGGGCCTGGATTCTGAGTTCCTCCTCAAGGCGCTCCTTCGCTCGCACCACCTGGGGAGGGAGTCACAAACAGTTAGGCAGGATGGCCCCTTCCCTCCCCGGGTCCAGCTCCAGCTTCCTGGAGAGCAGTGGGCAGGTCAGAGGTAACAGCCTGAGCAGAATATAAACAGAGGGGCCTGGGGACGCACTGACTGAGTCTGGGAGCTGAGAGCTGGTTCCAGCACTCTACCCTTCAAGGCCTCGGCTGCTGGGGGCACCACTGTCCAGGGTGACACAGGGCCCAGGCCAACACAGCCCCACTGGCTGGGCCACATGGAGCTGGCAGCCCTGAGGGACTGGCAGTTCAGGGGGCTCCCTGCGCCCCAGGGACCTTTCTCCTGCCAAGCTCTGAACTGCCTGGAAACGAGGGAGGCCCAGTGAGAAGCAGCCCCGcggcctgccctcctcccagcactCACCTTTGACTGCAGGTAG
The sequence above is drawn from the Balaenoptera musculus isolate JJ_BM4_2016_0621 chromosome 15, mBalMus1.pri.v3, whole genome shotgun sequence genome and encodes:
- the GLIS2 gene encoding zinc finger protein GLIS2 isoform X1, with amino-acid sequence MHSLDEPLDLKLSITKLRAAREKRERTLSAVRHRALHRELGLVDDSPTPGSPGSPPSGFLLNPKFPEKVEGRFSAAPLVDLSLSPPSGLDSPNGSSSLSPERQGNGDLPAVPTGPDLQPLRYLDSVPSSFQFFLPLGSGGALHLPASSFLTPPKDKCLSPELPLPKQLVCRWAKCNQPFELLQDLVDHVNDYHVKPEKDAGYCCHWEGCARHGRGFNASRYKMLIHIRTHTNEKPHRCPTCSKSFSRLENLKIHNRSHTGEKPYVCPYEGCNKRYSNSSDRFKHTRTHYVDKPYYCKMPGCHKRYTDPSSLRKHIKAHGHFVSHEQQELLQLRPPPKPPLPAPDGSPYVSGAQIIIPNPAALFGGPGLPGLPLPLAPGPLDLSALACGNGGSGGGAGGMGSGLPGPVLPLNLAKNPLLPSPFGAGGLGLPVVSLLAGSAGGKAEGEKGRGAVPARALCTEGRKTPLERTESGRSRPSPDGLPLLPGTVLDLSTGVNSAASSPEALTPGWVVIPPGSVLLKPAVVN
- the GLIS2 gene encoding zinc finger protein GLIS2 isoform X2; the protein is MHSLDEPLDLKLSITKLRAAREKRERTLSAVRHRALHRELGLVDDSPTPGSPGSPPSGFLLNPKFPEKVEGRFSAAPLVDLSLSPPSGLDSPNGSSSLSPERQGNGDLPAVPTGPDLQPLRYLDSVPSSFQFFLPLGSGGALHLPASSFLTPPKDKCLSPELPLPKQLVCRWAKCNQPFELLQDLVDHVNDYHVKPEKDAGYCCHWEGCARHGRGFNARYKMLIHIRTHTNEKPHRCPTCSKSFSRLENLKIHNRSHTGEKPYVCPYEGCNKRYSNSSDRFKHTRTHYVDKPYYCKMPGCHKRYTDPSSLRKHIKAHGHFVSHEQQELLQLRPPPKPPLPAPDGSPYVSGAQIIIPNPAALFGGPGLPGLPLPLAPGPLDLSALACGNGGSGGGAGGMGSGLPGPVLPLNLAKNPLLPSPFGAGGLGLPVVSLLAGSAGGKAEGEKGRGAVPARALCTEGRKTPLERTESGRSRPSPDGLPLLPGTVLDLSTGVNSAASSPEALTPGWVVIPPGSVLLKPAVVN